One genomic segment of Suricata suricatta isolate VVHF042 chromosome 16, meerkat_22Aug2017_6uvM2_HiC, whole genome shotgun sequence includes these proteins:
- the TEPP gene encoding testis, prostate and placenta-expressed protein, whose translation MARIIDLVPWEDGSTHVYVSPAILLPMEPTRNQLAGVKRQLYHPALPSLRRMDMDSVRACLSDEHCRSTTYCHKDDFDNAYFTLLGVPNKPLQCLDITETGRRLRNRYHEGKLVPIVPGINRVDWPSFTRAIEDWSRFVSSAGEFKLPCLNKRVESFSGYGVRYLKPEVTQNWRYCLNQNPSLDRYGQKPLPYDTLNAFRSFGSIYSSNPVGLLTTHSGLSGSIQTTALYLSLESLPSLTQPLHTQGILSDFLPLHNAC comes from the exons ATGGCCCGCATCATCGACCTGGTGCCCTGGGAGGACGGCTCCACCCATGTGTACGTGTCCCCCGCCATCCTGCTGCCCATGGAGCCAACACGCAACCAGCTGGCCGGCGTGAAGCGGCAGCTCTACCACCCGGCCCTGCCCAGCCTGCGCCGCATGGACATGGACTCGGTTCGGGCTTGCCTTTCAGACGAGCACTGCCGTTCCACCACCTATTGCCACAAAG ATGACTTTGACAATGCCTACTTCACACTTCTCGGAGTCCCCAACAAACCCCTGCAATGCTTG GACATCACCGAAACCGGCCGGAGACTCCGAAACAGGTACCATGAGGGAAAACTGGTACCCATAGTGCCAGGCATCAACCGGGTGGACTGGCCTTCCTTCACTCGCGCCATTGAGGACTGGTCCCGCTTCGTGTCCTCGGCCGGGGAGTTCAAGTTGCCCTGCCTGAACAAGAGGG TGGAGAGTTTCAGTGGCTATGGGGTGCGGTACTTGAAGCCAGAGGTGACCCAGAACTGGCGG TACTGTCTCAACCAGAACCCCAGCCTGGATCGCTACGGACAGAAGCCTCTGCCTTACGACACCCT GAACGCTTTCCGCAGCTTTGGCTCAATCTACAG cTCAAACCCCGTGGGATTGCTCACCACACACTCAGGCCTATCTGGCAGCATACAGACTACAGCATTATACTTATCACTGGAGAGCTTGCCTTCTCTCACCCAGCCCCTGCACACACAGGGAATCCTTTCTGATTTCTTACCACTACACAATGCCTGCTAG
- the ZNF319 gene encoding zinc finger protein 319 yields MSESWQQPPQTQPQQPQPPQPQHHAEPPPALAEHTLPPGSAENPLGCAVYGILLQSDPGLQPPQHAPLQAAGEPGPKCGVCGHDLAHLSSPHEHQCLAGHDRSFQCTQCLKIFHQATDLLEHQCVQAEQKPFVCGVCKMGFSLLTSLAQHHSAHSGTGGLVKCSICEKTYKPTEAAEPAATAASSLPPAAAPPTVTPAEQADKPYSCSICQKPFKHLSELSRHERIHTGEKPYKCTLCDKSFSQSSHLVHHKRTHSSERPYKCAVCEKTFKHRSHLVRHMYAHSGEHHLFRCNVCELHFKESSELLQHPCTPSGERPFRCGECQKAFKRPSDLRQHERTHSAERPFKCDLCPMGFKQQYALMRHRRTHKTEEPFKCGLCEKGFGQPSHLLYHQHVHTLETLFKCPVCQKGFDQSAELLRHKCLPGAAERPFKCPVCNKAYKRASALQKHQLAHCSAAEKPLRCTLCERRFFSSSEFVQHRCDPAREKPLKCPDCEKRFKYASDLQRHRRVHTGEKPYKCPNCDKAFKQREHLNKHQGVHAREQQFKCVWCGERFLDVALLQEHSAQHSAAAAAAEGAYQVAACLP; encoded by the coding sequence ATGTCGGAAAGCTGGCAGCAGCCGCCACAGACGCAGCCACAGCAGCCGCAGCCACCGCAGCCGCAGCACCACGCCGAGCCCCCGCCGGCCCTGGCTGAGCACACACTGCCTCCAGGGTCAGCCGAGAACCCCCTGGGCTGCGCGGTCTATGGCATCCTCCTGCAGTCTGACCCAGGCCTCCAGCCCCCGCAGCACGCGCCCCTGCAGGCAGCCGGCGAGCCGGGCCCCAAGTGCGGTGTGTGCGGCCATGACCTGGCGCACCTGTCCAGCCCGCACGAGCACCAGTGCCTGGCGGGCCACGACCGCTCGTTTCAGTGCACGCAGTGCCTCAAGATCTTCCATCAGGCTACCGACCTGCTGGAGCACCAGTGCGTGCAGGCCGAACAGAAGCCTTTCGTCTGTGGCGTCTGCAAGATGGGCTTCTCGCTGCTCACCTCGCTGGCGCAGCACCACAGCGCGCACAGTGGCACCGGTGGCCTTGTGAAATGTTCCATCTGCGAGAAGACCTACAAGCCCACCGAGGCTGCCGAGCCCGCAGCCACGGCCGCCTCCTCGCTGCCTCCGGCCGCCGCGCCGCCCACGGTCACCCCCGCTGAACAGGCCGACAAGCCCTACAGCTGCTCCATCTGCCAGAAGCCCTTCAAGCACCTGTCGGAGCTGTCGCGGCACGAGCGGatccacacgggcgagaagccgtACAAGTGCACGCTGTGTGACAAGAGCTTCAGCCAGTCATCCCACCTCGTGCACCACAAGCGCACGCACAGCTCCGAGCGGCCGTACAAGTGCGCGGTGTGCGAGAAGACCTTCAAGCACCGCTCCCACCTGGTGCGCCACATGTACGCGCACTCGGGCGAGCACCACCTGTTCCGCTGCAACGTGTGCGAGCTGCACTTCAAGGAGTCCTCGGAGCTGCTGCAGCACCCGTGCACGCCGAGCGGGGAGCGGCCCTTCCGCTGTGGCGAGTGCCAGAAGGCCTTCAAGCGGCCTTCGGACCTGCGGCAGCACGAGCGCACGCACAGCGCGGAGCGGCCCTTCAAGTGCGACCTGTGCCCCATGGGCTTCAAGCAGCAGTATGCGCTCATGCGGCACCGGCGCACGCATAAGACGGAGGAGCCCTTCAAGTGTGGCCTGTGCGAGAAGGGCTTCGGGCAGCCCAGCCACCTGCTCTACCACCAGCACGTGCACACCCTCGAGACCCTCTTCAAGTGCCCCGTGTGCCAGAAGGGCTTCGACCAGTCGGCCGAGCTGCTGCGGCACAAGTGCCTGCCGGGAGCAGCCGAGCGGCCCTTCAAGTGTCCCGTGTGCAACAAGGCCTACAAGCGGGCGTCGGCGCTGCAGAAGCACCAGCTGGCTCACTGCTCGGCGGCCGAGAAGCCCCTTCGCTGCACCCTGTGCGAGCGCCGCTTCTTCTCCTCCTCGGAGTTCGTGCAGCACCGCTGCGACCCAGCCCGCGAGAAGCCACTCAAGTGCCCGGACTGTGAGAAGCGCTTCAAGTACGCGTCCGACCTGCAGCGGCACCGGCGCGTGCACACGGGGGAGAAGCCCTACAAGTGCCCCAATTGTGACAAGGCCTTCAAGCAGCGGGAGCATCTCAACAAGCACCAGGGTGTGCACGCCCGCGAGCAGCAGTTCAAGTGCGTGTGGTGCGGCGAGCGCTTCCTGGACGTGGCCCTGCTGCAGGAGCACAGCGCGCAGCATAGTGCGGCAGCGGCGGCTGCGGAGGGCGCCTACCAGGTAGCCGCCTGCCTGCCCTGA